In the Melitaea cinxia chromosome 28, ilMelCinx1.1, whole genome shotgun sequence genome, one interval contains:
- the LOC123667521 gene encoding uncharacterized protein LOC123667521: MRRNRGYNNPQPSSDGPLLTTHLRDLDIELELLKRKRDIIQQEQEMLNRLESKRQYDYGQSSKSYNRGEPNNYQFSTNNYSDRYDGPSRSGNFTIPQGPKRQTPNQYWAPATTNKNFTTAPRINPWQTSIPKHNTGYSAPKQNTGYSTPKRFQSQQPHPRNVSNPIRPLMSIQPSISQKIQRKFPPRKDFKPSKVSKPKPQQAPNKLANYSNDIAKSLVSKVVDTDVDKKADFSQILRADKTPTVQMKGRLELALGTIMKDIKSEHCTTPGDLEYFNASFVQRLIKHTIRTRIRNVMLDQVVGNVSDIVANYRKKYPKNTDIELVQIAKDAQGLSTKTIGLTQLIESDDPEEFYKKNMAKTLTSKLEEMFQNLEKLYMNKGKGLEELAKNMPEPKNIGNEQNETEDKGANNADEQKDNTENVKDDDIAIVEPVCEQFSKMKYYKDFMDELIEARLPKILPKFKDMLLSIMLMDREFLGKKALIVTELKKRTGRYIKPNQHIVDEANQEQSTKANDTSLTSNSNESTTATESTTATESSTATESTTATESTTIISSETTSERTKESSITTPKKSEVANNLVSSPKSSPLPENTSVIQSEVLAKDKVPASPKTPASSEVYYVKLISRPALPARAVIYDFLNQFNPTSIKKHKSISNLLVIGFKNIEDYNKILAVNESVVDNATIVIKASENQVSKPKEATPSESDSNEHGANTPNQSLLNSSLISSDLENQITDLLSTIRKTEEVAQSNDNKISSDKTPKTDVDLVANEPNSDKDKTDQELNTDLTTIGNVNAGNKESNDYEKSKQEALENANTTEKCDTQNTNNYIDSNKDDNSKEEDANQKELETIAEDTEKHDFEKDINSKADDRIKDNLKESGRSTPTRSSSRLANVTPSTIRTRRASRFAQNN, from the exons ATGAGACGTAACCGAGGCTATAATAACCCCCAGCCGTCTTCCGATGGACCTCTACTGACAACTCATCTTCGT GACTTGGACATAGAACTGGAGTTATTGAAGCGTAAGCGAGACATAATCCAGCAGGAGCAAGAAATGCTCAACAGGCTCGAATCAaag AGGCAGTATGATTATGGGCAGTCCTCTAAAAGTTACAATCGTGGAGAACCTAATAATTATCAGTTTAGTACAAATAACTATTCCGATAGGTATGATGGTCCTAGCAGGTCTGGTAATTTCACCATACCTCAGGGCCCCAAACGCCAAACACCAAATCAATATTGGGCACCAGCCACTACTAACAAAAACTTTACAACTGCACCAAGAATCAACCCTTGGCAAACTTCAATACCAAAACATAATACAGGGTATTCTGCACCAAAACAAAATACAGGGTATTCTACACCAAAAAGGTTTCAGTCCCAACAACCCCATCCCAGAAATGTTTCAAATCCCATAAGACCTCTTATGAGCATTCAGCCTAGTATTAGCCAAAAAATTCAAAGGAAATTTCCACCTCGCAAAGATTTCAAACCTTCAAAAGTGTCCAAACCTAAACCCCAACAGGCTCCAAACAAACTCGCCAATTATTCTAATGACATAGCTAAAAGTTTAGTTTCCAAAGTAGTTGATACTGATGTTGATAAGAAGGCTGATTTTAGCCAAATCTTAAGGGCTGATAAAACACCAACGGTTCAAATGAAGGGACGATTGGAGTTGGCATTGGGTACGATCATGAAAGATATTAAGTCTGAACATTGCACCACTCCTGGCGATCTCGAATATTTCAATGCTAGTTTCGTACAACGTCTGATAAAGCATACCATTCGAACTCGTATAAGGAACGTAATGCTCGATCAAGTCGTTGGCAATGTTAGCGATATTGTCGCTAACTATCGCAAGAAATATCCGAAGAATACAGACATTGAATTAGTGCAAATAGCCAAGGATGCCCAAGGCTTAAGCACTAAGACAATAGGTCTCACACAGCTTATAGAATCAG atGATCCAGAagaattttacaagaaaaacaTGGCAAAAACATTGACTAGCAAATTGGAAGAAATGTTCCaaaat CTGGAAAAATTGTACATGAATAAAGGAAAAGGCTTGGAGGAACTGGCTAAAAATATGCCTGAGCCGAAAAATATTGGTAATGAACAAAACGAAACTGAGGACAAGGGTGCAAACAATGCTGATGAACAAAAAGATAATACTGAAAATGTTAAAGATGATGACATTGCAATAGTTGAACCTGTCTGTGAGCAGTTTTCAAAAATGAAGTACTATAAAGATTTTATGGACGAACTTATCGAAGCTAGACTACCCAAAATATTACCTAAATTTAAAGAT ATGCTATTGTCAATCATGCTCATGGACAGAGAATTCTTAGGTAAAAAAGCTCTAATTGTAACGGAGTTGAAGAAGAGGACAGGAAGATACATAAAGCCTAATCAACATATAGTAGATGAGGCAAATCAAGAACAATCAACTAAAGCAAATGATACATCATTGACATCTAATTCTAATGAATCTACAACTGCAACAGAATCTACAACTGCAACAGAATCTTCAACTGCAACAGAATCTACAACTGCAACAGAATCTACTACAATTATCTCATCCGAAACAACTTCAGAACGTACAAAAGAATCAAGTATTACGACTCCAAAAAAATCGGAAGTTGCAAATAACTTAGTTTCATCACCAAAATCATCACCTTTACCTGAAAATACTTCAGTGATACAAAGTGAAGTTCTTGCAAAAGACAAAGTACCAGCTTCTCCTAAAACACCTGCATCATCAGAAGTGTATTATGTTAAG tTGATCAGTCGTCCAGCTCTGCCGGCTAGAGCAGTTATCTACGATTTTCTTAATCAGTTTAATCCAACATCAATCAAGAAACACAAAAGCATCAGCAATCTCCTTGTCATTGGTTTCAAAAACATTGaagattacaataaaattcTTGCAGTCAACGAATCTGTTGTTG ATAATGCGACTATTGTAATTAAAGCCAGCGAAAATCAAGTAAGCAAACCAAAAGAAGCTACACCATCTGAAAGTGACAGTAATGAACATGGTGCGAACACCCCCAACCAATCATTGCTTAATAGCAGTCTCATTAGTTCAGATCTAGAAAACCAGATAACGGATTTACTAAGCACAATCAGAAAAACTGAAGAAGTAGCACAATCAAATGACAATAAGATTAGTTCAGATAAAACACCAAAAACTGATGTAGATTTAGTGGCAAATGAACCAAACAGTGACAAAGATAAAACTGACCAAGAGCTTAATACAGACTTGACTACAATTGGAAATGTTAATGCTGGAAATAAAGAGTCAAATGACTATGAAAAATCAAAACAAGAAGCTCTGGAAAATGCGAATACAACTGAAAAATGTGATACtcaaaacacaaacaattaTATTGACAGTAATAAAGATGATAACTCAAAAGAAGAAGATGCCAATCAAAAAGAACTTGAAACGATTGCAGAAGATACAGAAAAACATGattttgaaaaagacataaattCAAAAGCTGATGACAggataaaagataatttaaaagaatCTGGCAGATCGACACCGACCAGAAGCTCATCACGTTTAGCCAACGTTACTCCTAGCACCATTAGGACAAGGAGAGCTAGTCGTTTTGCACAAAATAACTAA